The Pseudomonas sp. G2-4 genome window below encodes:
- the murF gene encoding UDP-N-acetylmuramoyl-tripeptide--D-alanyl-D-alanine ligase: MLKALKLSELTNTLNARLIAADASFDGVSIDSRAIAPGQLFVALAGPRFDGHDYLNEVAAKGAVAALVEREVTNSTLPQLLVADTRQALGQLGALNRAAFDKPVAAITGSSGKTTVKEMLASILRTRGPVLATRGNLNNDLGVPLTLLELAPEHTAAVIELGASRLGEIAYTVGMTKPHVAVLNNAGTAHVGEFGGPEKIVEAKGEIIEGLDADGVAVLNLDDKAFETWKARAGERKVLTFALSNLAANFYASDLDRDARGCPAFNLHSPDGAERVQLNLLGTHNVANALAAAAAAHALGVSLPGIVAGLNAVQPVKGRSVAQLASNGMRVIDDTYNANPTSMCAAVDILAGFSGRTVLVLGDIGELGEWAQQGHHDVGAYARGKVDALYAVGPMMAHAVAAFGEHAQHFTTQAELIQALGAEQDPNTTLLIKGSRSAAMENIVAALCGTRMEKH, translated from the coding sequence ATGCTTAAGGCCCTGAAACTCAGCGAACTGACCAACACCCTGAATGCGCGCCTCATCGCCGCGGACGCCAGCTTCGACGGGGTCAGCATCGACAGCCGGGCCATTGCTCCGGGGCAGCTGTTCGTCGCCCTGGCCGGACCGCGTTTTGACGGTCACGACTACTTGAACGAAGTCGCCGCCAAAGGCGCGGTCGCAGCGCTGGTCGAGCGGGAAGTGACCAACAGTACCCTGCCGCAGTTGCTGGTCGCTGACACCCGTCAGGCCTTGGGCCAACTGGGCGCGCTGAACCGCGCCGCGTTTGACAAGCCGGTCGCGGCCATCACCGGCTCCAGCGGCAAGACGACCGTCAAGGAAATGCTTGCCAGCATCCTGCGCACCCGCGGCCCGGTGTTGGCGACCCGTGGCAACCTGAACAACGACCTCGGCGTGCCGCTGACCTTGCTCGAACTGGCGCCGGAACACACTGCCGCCGTCATCGAACTGGGCGCGTCGCGGCTCGGCGAAATTGCCTACACCGTGGGCATGACCAAGCCCCACGTGGCGGTGCTCAACAACGCTGGCACCGCTCACGTCGGCGAGTTCGGTGGCCCGGAAAAAATCGTCGAGGCCAAGGGCGAGATCATCGAAGGGCTGGATGCCGATGGCGTCGCCGTGCTGAATCTCGATGACAAGGCGTTCGAAACCTGGAAGGCCCGTGCGGGTGAACGCAAGGTGCTGACCTTTGCCCTGAGCAACCTCGCCGCGAATTTCTACGCCAGTGACCTGGACCGCGATGCCCGTGGTTGCCCGGCCTTCAACCTGCACAGCCCCGACGGTGCCGAGCGGGTCCAATTGAATCTGCTCGGCACCCATAACGTTGCCAATGCCCTGGCGGCGGCAGCTGCCGCCCATGCATTGGGCGTGTCGCTGCCAGGCATCGTCGCCGGGCTGAACGCGGTGCAGCCGGTCAAGGGGCGCTCCGTCGCGCAACTGGCCAGCAACGGCATGCGTGTGATCGACGACACCTACAACGCCAACCCGACGTCCATGTGCGCCGCGGTGGATATCCTTGCCGGTTTCTCCGGACGTACCGTGCTGGTGCTGGGGGATATCGGCGAACTGGGCGAGTGGGCGCAGCAGGGCCACCACGATGTCGGTGCCTATGCCCGCGGCAAAGTCGATGCGTTGTATGCCGTTGGCCCGATGATGGCCCACGCGGTCGCCGCGTTTGGCGAGCACGCACAGCATTTCACCACTCAGGCCGAGCTGATCCAGGCCTTGGGCGCCGAGCAAGACCCGAACACCACTTTATTGATCAAGGGCTCACGCAGTGCAGCGATGGAAAACATCGTCGCGGCGCTGTGCGGCACCCGTATGGAGAAACATTAA